The genomic interval GGTCGCGTTCCTTCGTCAGTTCCGATGTGGGCATGGAGTTTTCCTGAAAGGTGCAGGGCATTTACGGTGGAAATGCCTGGCGGGTTACGTCTGGAAAATGCGAACAAACAAAGACAGAGAGCGCATCCGGCCATTTTGGATAGGCCGGATGCGCTCTGGTTTTTTTCCGCTTTACTGCCCTTAGGCAGCGCGGCGCTCGTGGTTGCCTTCTTCGACCTCCTCGATGATTTTGGCGACGAAGGCGTCCAGATCATCGGGGCTGCGAGACGTGATGATGCCCTTATCGGTCACAACCTTTTCGTCCTTCCAGTTGGCGCCGGCATTTTTCAGGTCGGTTTTGATCGACCAATATGAGGTCGCGTCGCGACCGCGCAGGGCATCAGCTTCAACCAGAAGCCAAGGGGCATGGCAGATGGCAGCCACGACCTTGCCGGATTTGACGAAATCGCGCACCACGCGCATTGCATCCTCGTCGTGACGCAATACGTCGGGATTGATCTGGCCGCCGGGCATGACGAGTGCATCGAAATCATTGGCGCTTACGTTCTTCGCGGAAATATCGACGGCGATGCTGTCACCCCAGTTCTTTTCGTCCCAGCTCTTGATCTCACCATCCTTGATCGAGGCGATCTTGACGTCCGCGCCCTTGGCCTTCAGCTGATCATAGGGCACGCGCAGTTCCGAACGCTCATAGCCGTCCGTTGCGAGAATGACGATTTTTGCAGTGTTGATGGCAGTCATGTCTGTTTCCTTCCTGTTTATCTGTTTTCGTCTTTGTCCGAATTCACGGAGGGCAGAAAAAACTCCACATCCTCACGGCGCTCCGGATCGAGCTTTTCGATATTCGTTTGCCAGAAGGTCTCGGCTTCTGCCGGTTCGTCTTCCCATTGGCGCACGAAGGTCTTGTTGTCGTCGATCATGACCTGACGGGTGCCGCCGAGCCGCAGATATTCTTCTGCAAGTTTACGCGTTTCGGTCTTTTCCATGTCGCGGTTCCTTGTGCGTGGAAAGCGGGGACGGAGGGCGCCGGATGGGTAAGAAGCTCGGCTGCCATTTCGTTGGCCACCGGGAGAAAACGGAAAAATCCCGATGTTCTTCAGCGCCATCGTGTCCGTTTGACACGGCGGCTCTCCTGCCAGAACAACGTGAGCTTTCCGGTATGGTTCCGCATTTTTTCAGGCGGATTCTTGCCGAGGACAAATGTATCGCGCGCAATTTTTATCGGAACAAACCGGCAAGTCGTGCTGTTTTACCCCAGATGCAGGGGAGGCAGCATGACAGCCAGACACAGTGACGGCGAGTATCGCGGCAACGACGAAAACAAGGGTTTCTGGTCGATCGACTTCGGCAATTCACCGATCATCGGCACGGCCATTCATGATGGTCATCTCATTCGTCCGGACATAGCCTCGCTGATGGCTCTTTCCGCCGACCAGCGGCTGAGAGAGGAAGACCCTTTTACCGGCGAGATGATCGCGGGGATGACAAACCGCATTGTCGTTCACCATTCGCGTTTCGAAATCGATCTCAACCGGTCCGCCGATCAGGCAGTTTATCTGAAGCCGGAACAATCCTGGGGGCTGGAGGTCTGGAAACAGGAGCCGCCGGAAGAGGCCACCCGGCAATCGCTCGATTTTCATGCCGACTATTACGCAATGCTCGAAGCAGTTGTTTCAACCGTCGAGCGGCGGCATGGTGCTTTTGTCGTGCTGGACATACACAGCTACAATCATCGCCGGCAGGGCGCTACAGCGCCGCCAACGCCACAGGCGGAAGCGCCTGATATCAATATCGGCACATTTTCCATGGATCGCAGCCGCTGGAGTGACGTCGTCAGTGCGGTGGGCCATCATTTCGCGACAGCCACCATCGGCGGACGCCGCCTTGATGTACGCGAGAACGTCGCCTTTCAGGGCAAGGGTGAGCAGACCCGGTTTATT from Agrobacterium tumefaciens carries:
- a CDS encoding type 1 glutamine amidotransferase domain-containing protein encodes the protein MTAINTAKIVILATDGYERSELRVPYDQLKAKGADVKIASIKDGEIKSWDEKNWGDSIAVDISAKNVSANDFDALVMPGGQINPDVLRHDEDAMRVVRDFVKSGKVVAAICHAPWLLVEADALRGRDATSYWSIKTDLKNAGANWKDEKVVTDKGIITSRSPDDLDAFVAKIIEEVEEGNHERRAA
- a CDS encoding N-formylglutamate amidohydrolase encodes the protein MTARHSDGEYRGNDENKGFWSIDFGNSPIIGTAIHDGHLIRPDIASLMALSADQRLREEDPFTGEMIAGMTNRIVVHHSRFEIDLNRSADQAVYLKPEQSWGLEVWKQEPPEEATRQSLDFHADYYAMLEAVVSTVERRHGAFVVLDIHSYNHRRQGATAPPTPQAEAPDINIGTFSMDRSRWSDVVSAVGHHFATATIGGRRLDVRENVAFQGKGEQTRFIHERFAQNGCAIAVEFKKFFMDEWTGKPDKRVVSDIGDAITALQPVLEECLRARR